From Solea senegalensis isolate Sse05_10M linkage group LG7, IFAPA_SoseM_1, whole genome shotgun sequence, a single genomic window includes:
- the nfat5b gene encoding nuclear factor of activated T-cells 5 isoform X1, translating into MPSDFTSLFSGDLDLTAPTSLFYKESVYDFLPRELQLPSSTGQKPKVMSQTSGGEAGPPPSVSLGSDAMSSSMTMEGPRSAFSTPSSSITHSSASTSDQNPAHSSCVDPEDTRASRVVPEVAGAESGNGSSSSGGTCRGSSELADGRGVASLEAQPHHQMTPSKRHTVLNISPPPQDLFDDSQMSCRDEVSLDLEQSNSIWMDDSLSNFSMMSSASYNDNTEVPRKSRKRTPRQRPGPKSVRAAEASMDVFDADSAKGPHFVLSQLGPDNKTGSKGSSDDHHQTVNHKGGTLSMQFPQKSDGKELKILVQPETQHRARYLTEGSRGSVKDRTQQGFPTVKLEGVNDTVILQVFVGNDNGRVKPHGFYQACRVTGRNTTACKEVDVNGTTVIEVSLDPSTNMTLAVDCVGILKLRNADVEARIGVAGSKKKSTRARLVFRVNIPRPDGSVLTLQTPSSPILCTQPAGVPEILKKSLHSCSVRGGEEVFIIGKNFLKDTKVIFHENVSDDKSWKAEAEIDMELFHQNHLIVTVPPYQNQAITSAVLVGIYVLTNAGRSHDVQPFTYTPDLANQDVPVKKEMSSPVKTCTFDEQMKALDGALRPSMLPLVKREDVTPMEVTSNLQSSGVFKTADLCPAQQNTDMAAGHLSKNRPFSNSLPQAAVDPDKGQASVFTNAEPLSTIQKQDLAAPGSFSVPADSLLQQSSQQFLLEPQKGLGQERLGSGSRGVERLCGDHTPQQQQQQQQQLPLLPPDEVAQLEEAVRQLKAKGFCSLPLQPDNSMAKQQQQHHIQHQQQIQKQQIQQQQMQQQQQQQLQQQQQQQQQQQQALENLQQQLFQSQIQMQCGMFQDASQGKNAQQQASSQGVVPNHGSLFQQVQQQQQQQQQQQQQQQQQQQQQQQQQAALFQQANDLLSIQTNFLPQTPSHPSPPMFHNPSTLAETQDPQVALFQKVSQEQVQAALFQNTMTVLQSPEQQPSNSGLFLPQTPLPPQLTPSNSQQQQQQQQQQQKQQQQLGFLSALQSPAPEPQSVFQTQTQLSPIQQRSPMEQQQQQQQQQSSQPQPHTQPAQQTSLFQSISSHPSSNTLSPGQQQQQQAGLLFCNSSLSTPDQASSLLFNSQGQMPPLTSSNLVSQEPQNPSLLFSQSSMVTVNQQDRSEPMALGNQQVMFQEQQPMQLGSGSNPRQEQPPVGLFMPQSNMAPLQGGMAQELTQSSMFASHNGVANLQTTTSSPVQQPGALFQTAVSGSMNQPSQPQQPGLFLFGIQNGCGQLMNTPGNTLSDQIIAISQSGQSQRENDARIQSLLNQSMSQSGTVQNSMSTSQSMEKIDDLLVSLQETSSSLTRSY; encoded by the exons ATGCCATGTCCTCTTCTATGACCATGGAAGGCCCCCGCAGTGCTTTTTCCACCCCTTCCAGCTCCATCACACATTCCAGTGCTTCAACCAGTGACCAAAACCCAGctcacagcagctgtgtggaCCCAGAGGACACCAGGGCCAGCAGAGTGGTGCCAGAGGTGGCCGGGGCAGAGAGCGGGAatggtagcagcagcagtggtggaaCCTGCAGAGGGAGCAGTGAACTAGCGGATGGGAGAGGTGTGGCGTCGCTGGAGGCCCAGCCACATCACCAGATGACCCCGTCTAAGCGCCACACCGTGCTGAACATCTCTCCGCCTCCACAAGACTTGTTTGACGACAGCCAGATGTCCTGCCGCGATGAGGTGTCCCTAGACTTGGAGCAGAGTAACAGCATCTGGATGGATGACTCGCTCTCCAACTTCAGCATGATGAGTTCAGCTTCTTACAACGATAACACCGAGGTACCACGAAAGTCCCGTAAACGTACTCCTCGACAGAGGCCCGGTCCGAAGTCTGTGCGTGCAGCAGAAGCCAGCATGGACGTGTTTGATGCAGACAGTGCCAAAGGGCCACACTTCGTACTGTCACAGTTAGGCCCCGACAACAAGACAGGCTCGAAAGGAAG ctctgaTGATCATCATCAGACCGTTAACCACAAGGGAGGAACTCTATCGATGCAATTCCCGCAGAAGAGCGACGGGAAAGAGCTGAAGATTCTCGTCCAGCCTGAGACTCAGCACCGAGCGCGTTATCTGACTGAAGGCAGCAGAGGCTCAGTGAAGGACCGCACGCAGCAGGGCTTCCCTACTGTAAAG CTGGAGGGAGTGAACGACACAGTGATCCTGCAGGTGTTTGTGGGTAACGATAACGGGCGCGTGAAGCCTCACGGATTTTACCAAGCTTGCAGGGTGACCGGTCGAAACACCACAGCCTGCAAGGAGGTGGACGTCAACGGCACGACAGTCATTGAGGTCTCTCTTGATCCAAGCACCAACATGACACTAGC gGTTGACTGCGTCGGGATCTTGAAGCTCCGCAACGCTGACGTCGAAGCTCGCATCGGTGTCGCTGGATCCAAGAAGAAGAGCACACGCGCTCGCCTGGTGTTTCGCGTCAACATCCCTCGTCCGGACGGATCCGTGCTCACACTTCAAACTCCCTCATCTCCAATCCTGTGCA cCCAGCCTGCAGGAGTGCCTGAAATCCTGAAGAAGTCACTCCACAGTTGCTCAGTCCGAGGCGGAGAAGAAGTCTTCATCATTGGCAAAAACTTTCTTAAAGACACTAAAGTCATATTTCACGAGAATGTTTCTG atgacAAATCATGGAAGGCAGAGGCTGAAATTGACATGGAGTTGTTTCACCAG AATCACTTGATCGTGACGGTTCCTCCGTACCAGAATCAGGCGATCACCTCTGCGGTGTTGGTGGGAATATACGTACTGACCAACGCTGGCAGATCCCACGATGTTCAGCCGTTCACGTACACTCCAGACCTGG CAAATCAAGATGTTCCTGTGAAGAAAGAGATGTCTTCTCCAGTGAAGACTTGTACTTTTGATGAACAAATGAAAG CCCTGGACGGTGCTTTGAGGCCCTCGATGTTGCCTTTAGTGAAAAGAGAAGATGTGACTCCGATGGAAGTGACCAGCAACCTACAATCCTCTGGAGTATTTAAG actgCTGATCTGTGTCCAGCCCAGCAGAACACAGACATGGCTGCAGGACATCTAAGTAAAAACAGGCCGTTCTCCAACAGCCTGCCTCAGGCTGCAGTTGACCCCGACAAAGGCCAGGCCTCTGTTTTTACCAACGCGGAGCCCTTAAGCACCATTCAGAAGCAGGACCTCGCTGCCCCCGGCTCCTTTTCTGTGCCTGCAGATTCTCTGCTCCAGCAAAGCTCACAGCAGTTCCTCCTGGAGCCTCAAAAAGGCCTTGGACAGGAGAGGCTGGGCAGTGGCTCTCGAGGCGTGGAGAGACTGTGTGGAGACCACACAccccaacagcagcagcagcagcagcagcagcttccactCTTACCCCCAGATGAAGTGGCCCAGCTGGAGGAGGCAGTGAGGCAGCTTAAAGCCAAAGGTTTCTGTAGTTTACCACTTCAGCCTGACAATTCCATGgccaaacagcagcaacaacaccacATCCAGCACCAGCAACAGATCCAAAAACAGCAAATCCAGCAGCAACAgatgcagcaacagcagcaacagcagcttcagcagcagcagcagcagcagcagcagcagcagcaggctttGGAGaatttgcagcagcagctgtttcagtCGCAGATTCAGATGCAGTGTGGTATGTTTCAGGATGCTTCCCAGGGCAAGAACGCACAACAGCAGGCCTCATCACAGGGGGTGGTGCCAAACCATGGGTCTCTTTTCCAGcaggtccagcagcagcagcaacagcagcagcagcagcagcagcaacagcagcaacagcagcagcagcagcaacaacaacaagcagctCTCTTTCAGCAAGCCAATGACCTACTTTCTATTCAGACcaacttcctcccacagacacCCTCTCACCCTTCACCACCCATGTTCCACAATCCCAGCACCTTGGCTGAAACACAAGATCCACAGGTGGCTCTGTTTCAGAAAGTGTCCCAGGAGCAGGTCCAGGCTGCTCTTTTTCAAAACACCATGACAGTGCTTCAGTCTCCAGAGCAGCAGCCCTCAAACTCTGGACTGTTTCTGCCCCAAACTCCGTTGCCCCCTCAGCTCACACCCAGCAATtcccaacagcagcagcagcaacaacaacagcaacagaagcagcaacagcagctggGCTTTCTCAGTGCTCTACAATCCCCTGCACCTGAACCACAATCAGTATTTCAGACTCAGACCCAGCTCTCCCCCATCCAGCAGAGAAGCCccatggagcagcagcagcagcagcagcagcagcagtcctcACAGCCTCAGCCCCACACTCAGCCCGCTCAGCAGACTTCCCTGTTTCAGAGCATCTCCTCACATCCGTCTtcaaacacactctctcctggtcagcagcagcaacagcaggccGGCCTCCTGTTCTGCAACAGCAGCCTGTCCACACCGGACCAGGCCTCCAGCCTCCTGTTCAACAGCCAGGGCCAGATGCCTCCTCTGACCAGCAGCAATCTGGTTTCTCAAGAGCCCCAAAACCcatctctgctcttctcccAGTCCAGCATGGTGACGGTGAACCAGCAGGACCGCTCAGAGCCAATGGCTCTGGGGAACCAGCAGGTCATGTTTCAGGAGCAGCAGCCGATGCAGCTGGGCAGCGGCTCCAACCCCCGGCAGGAGCAGCCGCCTGTGGGACTCTTCATGCCTCAATCCAACATGGCCCCTCTGCAGGGGGGCATGGCTCAAGAGCTCACGCAGTCGTCCATGTTTGCATCCCATAATGGCGTCGCAAACCTCCAGACGACGACGTCGTCCCCCGTTCAACAGCCGGGGGCGCTCTTCCAAACTGCCGTCAGTGGGAGCATGAACCAGCCGAGCCAGCCTCAGCAACCCGGCCTCTTCCTGTTTGGGATTCAGAACG GATGTGGCCAGCTGATGAACACGCCGGGAAACACTCTCTCGGACCAGATCATAGCCATCAGTCAGTCCGGTCAGAGCCAGCGAGAGAACGACGCCCGCATCCAGTCGCTGCTGAACCAGTCCATGTCTCAGTCTGGGACCGTGCAGAACAGCATGTCCACGTCACAGAGCATGGAGAAGATCGACGACCTGCTCGTCAGCTTGCAGGAGACGAGCAGCAGCCTGACGCGCTCATATTGA
- the nfat5b gene encoding nuclear factor of activated T-cells 5 isoform X3 produces MSSSMTMEGPRSAFSTPSSSITHSSASTSDQNPAHSSCVDPEDTRASRVVPEVAGAESGNGSSSSGGTCRGSSELADGRGVASLEAQPHHQMTPSKRHTVLNISPPPQDLFDDSQMSCRDEVSLDLEQSNSIWMDDSLSNFSMMSSASYNDNTEVPRKSRKRTPRQRPGPKSVRAAEASMDVFDADSAKGPHFVLSQLGPDNKTGSKGSSDDHHQTVNHKGGTLSMQFPQKSDGKELKILVQPETQHRARYLTEGSRGSVKDRTQQGFPTVKLEGVNDTVILQVFVGNDNGRVKPHGFYQACRVTGRNTTACKEVDVNGTTVIEVSLDPSTNMTLAVDCVGILKLRNADVEARIGVAGSKKKSTRARLVFRVNIPRPDGSVLTLQTPSSPILCTQPAGVPEILKKSLHSCSVRGGEEVFIIGKNFLKDTKVIFHENVSDDKSWKAEAEIDMELFHQNHLIVTVPPYQNQAITSAVLVGIYVLTNAGRSHDVQPFTYTPDLANQDVPVKKEMSSPVKTCTFDEQMKALDGALRPSMLPLVKREDVTPMEVTSNLQSSGVFKTADLCPAQQNTDMAAGHLSKNRPFSNSLPQAAVDPDKGQASVFTNAEPLSTIQKQDLAAPGSFSVPADSLLQQSSQQFLLEPQKGLGQERLGSGSRGVERLCGDHTPQQQQQQQQQLPLLPPDEVAQLEEAVRQLKAKGFCSLPLQPDNSMAKQQQQHHIQHQQQIQKQQIQQQQMQQQQQQQLQQQQQQQQQQQQALENLQQQLFQSQIQMQCGMFQDASQGKNAQQQASSQGVVPNHGSLFQQVQQQQQQQQQQQQQQQQQQQQQQQQQAALFQQANDLLSIQTNFLPQTPSHPSPPMFHNPSTLAETQDPQVALFQKVSQEQVQAALFQNTMTVLQSPEQQPSNSGLFLPQTPLPPQLTPSNSQQQQQQQQQQQKQQQQLGFLSALQSPAPEPQSVFQTQTQLSPIQQRSPMEQQQQQQQQQSSQPQPHTQPAQQTSLFQSISSHPSSNTLSPGQQQQQQAGLLFCNSSLSTPDQASSLLFNSQGQMPPLTSSNLVSQEPQNPSLLFSQSSMVTVNQQDRSEPMALGNQQVMFQEQQPMQLGSGSNPRQEQPPVGLFMPQSNMAPLQGGMAQELTQSSMFASHNGVANLQTTTSSPVQQPGALFQTAVSGSMNQPSQPQQPGLFLFGIQNGCGQLMNTPGNTLSDQIIAISQSGQSQRENDARIQSLLNQSMSQSGTVQNSMSTSQSMEKIDDLLVSLQETSSSLTRSY; encoded by the exons ATGTCCTCTTCTATGACCATGGAAGGCCCCCGCAGTGCTTTTTCCACCCCTTCCAGCTCCATCACACATTCCAGTGCTTCAACCAGTGACCAAAACCCAGctcacagcagctgtgtggaCCCAGAGGACACCAGGGCCAGCAGAGTGGTGCCAGAGGTGGCCGGGGCAGAGAGCGGGAatggtagcagcagcagtggtggaaCCTGCAGAGGGAGCAGTGAACTAGCGGATGGGAGAGGTGTGGCGTCGCTGGAGGCCCAGCCACATCACCAGATGACCCCGTCTAAGCGCCACACCGTGCTGAACATCTCTCCGCCTCCACAAGACTTGTTTGACGACAGCCAGATGTCCTGCCGCGATGAGGTGTCCCTAGACTTGGAGCAGAGTAACAGCATCTGGATGGATGACTCGCTCTCCAACTTCAGCATGATGAGTTCAGCTTCTTACAACGATAACACCGAGGTACCACGAAAGTCCCGTAAACGTACTCCTCGACAGAGGCCCGGTCCGAAGTCTGTGCGTGCAGCAGAAGCCAGCATGGACGTGTTTGATGCAGACAGTGCCAAAGGGCCACACTTCGTACTGTCACAGTTAGGCCCCGACAACAAGACAGGCTCGAAAGGAAG ctctgaTGATCATCATCAGACCGTTAACCACAAGGGAGGAACTCTATCGATGCAATTCCCGCAGAAGAGCGACGGGAAAGAGCTGAAGATTCTCGTCCAGCCTGAGACTCAGCACCGAGCGCGTTATCTGACTGAAGGCAGCAGAGGCTCAGTGAAGGACCGCACGCAGCAGGGCTTCCCTACTGTAAAG CTGGAGGGAGTGAACGACACAGTGATCCTGCAGGTGTTTGTGGGTAACGATAACGGGCGCGTGAAGCCTCACGGATTTTACCAAGCTTGCAGGGTGACCGGTCGAAACACCACAGCCTGCAAGGAGGTGGACGTCAACGGCACGACAGTCATTGAGGTCTCTCTTGATCCAAGCACCAACATGACACTAGC gGTTGACTGCGTCGGGATCTTGAAGCTCCGCAACGCTGACGTCGAAGCTCGCATCGGTGTCGCTGGATCCAAGAAGAAGAGCACACGCGCTCGCCTGGTGTTTCGCGTCAACATCCCTCGTCCGGACGGATCCGTGCTCACACTTCAAACTCCCTCATCTCCAATCCTGTGCA cCCAGCCTGCAGGAGTGCCTGAAATCCTGAAGAAGTCACTCCACAGTTGCTCAGTCCGAGGCGGAGAAGAAGTCTTCATCATTGGCAAAAACTTTCTTAAAGACACTAAAGTCATATTTCACGAGAATGTTTCTG atgacAAATCATGGAAGGCAGAGGCTGAAATTGACATGGAGTTGTTTCACCAG AATCACTTGATCGTGACGGTTCCTCCGTACCAGAATCAGGCGATCACCTCTGCGGTGTTGGTGGGAATATACGTACTGACCAACGCTGGCAGATCCCACGATGTTCAGCCGTTCACGTACACTCCAGACCTGG CAAATCAAGATGTTCCTGTGAAGAAAGAGATGTCTTCTCCAGTGAAGACTTGTACTTTTGATGAACAAATGAAAG CCCTGGACGGTGCTTTGAGGCCCTCGATGTTGCCTTTAGTGAAAAGAGAAGATGTGACTCCGATGGAAGTGACCAGCAACCTACAATCCTCTGGAGTATTTAAG actgCTGATCTGTGTCCAGCCCAGCAGAACACAGACATGGCTGCAGGACATCTAAGTAAAAACAGGCCGTTCTCCAACAGCCTGCCTCAGGCTGCAGTTGACCCCGACAAAGGCCAGGCCTCTGTTTTTACCAACGCGGAGCCCTTAAGCACCATTCAGAAGCAGGACCTCGCTGCCCCCGGCTCCTTTTCTGTGCCTGCAGATTCTCTGCTCCAGCAAAGCTCACAGCAGTTCCTCCTGGAGCCTCAAAAAGGCCTTGGACAGGAGAGGCTGGGCAGTGGCTCTCGAGGCGTGGAGAGACTGTGTGGAGACCACACAccccaacagcagcagcagcagcagcagcagcttccactCTTACCCCCAGATGAAGTGGCCCAGCTGGAGGAGGCAGTGAGGCAGCTTAAAGCCAAAGGTTTCTGTAGTTTACCACTTCAGCCTGACAATTCCATGgccaaacagcagcaacaacaccacATCCAGCACCAGCAACAGATCCAAAAACAGCAAATCCAGCAGCAACAgatgcagcaacagcagcaacagcagcttcagcagcagcagcagcagcagcagcagcagcagcaggctttGGAGaatttgcagcagcagctgtttcagtCGCAGATTCAGATGCAGTGTGGTATGTTTCAGGATGCTTCCCAGGGCAAGAACGCACAACAGCAGGCCTCATCACAGGGGGTGGTGCCAAACCATGGGTCTCTTTTCCAGcaggtccagcagcagcagcaacagcagcagcagcagcagcagcaacagcagcaacagcagcagcagcagcaacaacaacaagcagctCTCTTTCAGCAAGCCAATGACCTACTTTCTATTCAGACcaacttcctcccacagacacCCTCTCACCCTTCACCACCCATGTTCCACAATCCCAGCACCTTGGCTGAAACACAAGATCCACAGGTGGCTCTGTTTCAGAAAGTGTCCCAGGAGCAGGTCCAGGCTGCTCTTTTTCAAAACACCATGACAGTGCTTCAGTCTCCAGAGCAGCAGCCCTCAAACTCTGGACTGTTTCTGCCCCAAACTCCGTTGCCCCCTCAGCTCACACCCAGCAATtcccaacagcagcagcagcaacaacaacagcaacagaagcagcaacagcagctggGCTTTCTCAGTGCTCTACAATCCCCTGCACCTGAACCACAATCAGTATTTCAGACTCAGACCCAGCTCTCCCCCATCCAGCAGAGAAGCCccatggagcagcagcagcagcagcagcagcagcagtcctcACAGCCTCAGCCCCACACTCAGCCCGCTCAGCAGACTTCCCTGTTTCAGAGCATCTCCTCACATCCGTCTtcaaacacactctctcctggtcagcagcagcaacagcaggccGGCCTCCTGTTCTGCAACAGCAGCCTGTCCACACCGGACCAGGCCTCCAGCCTCCTGTTCAACAGCCAGGGCCAGATGCCTCCTCTGACCAGCAGCAATCTGGTTTCTCAAGAGCCCCAAAACCcatctctgctcttctcccAGTCCAGCATGGTGACGGTGAACCAGCAGGACCGCTCAGAGCCAATGGCTCTGGGGAACCAGCAGGTCATGTTTCAGGAGCAGCAGCCGATGCAGCTGGGCAGCGGCTCCAACCCCCGGCAGGAGCAGCCGCCTGTGGGACTCTTCATGCCTCAATCCAACATGGCCCCTCTGCAGGGGGGCATGGCTCAAGAGCTCACGCAGTCGTCCATGTTTGCATCCCATAATGGCGTCGCAAACCTCCAGACGACGACGTCGTCCCCCGTTCAACAGCCGGGGGCGCTCTTCCAAACTGCCGTCAGTGGGAGCATGAACCAGCCGAGCCAGCCTCAGCAACCCGGCCTCTTCCTGTTTGGGATTCAGAACG GATGTGGCCAGCTGATGAACACGCCGGGAAACACTCTCTCGGACCAGATCATAGCCATCAGTCAGTCCGGTCAGAGCCAGCGAGAGAACGACGCCCGCATCCAGTCGCTGCTGAACCAGTCCATGTCTCAGTCTGGGACCGTGCAGAACAGCATGTCCACGTCACAGAGCATGGAGAAGATCGACGACCTGCTCGTCAGCTTGCAGGAGACGAGCAGCAGCCTGACGCGCTCATATTGA